From the genome of Neodiprion pinetum isolate iyNeoPine1 chromosome 3, iyNeoPine1.2, whole genome shotgun sequence, one region includes:
- the PhKgamma gene encoding phosphorylase b kinase gamma catalytic chain, skeletal muscle/heart isoform isoform X3, with product MKDATIQEIHILRRVAGHSYIIELHDVFESSTFIFLIFELCKNGELFDYLTSVVTLSEKKTRYIMRQVLEGVQHIHNQSIVHRDLKPENILLDDNLNVKITDFGFARCLKPGEKLFDLCGTPGYLAPEVLKCNMFENAEGYEYEVDIWACGVIMFTLLVGCPPFWHRKQMIMLRNIMEGKYSFTSPEWTDITEAPKDLIRKLLVVDPKKRISIKDALEHSFFQTVLWDQDIAPLKRSLSSNSRRLSRISQLALELKARSFNARKRFQLAIICVRAVVRIKRLHTTPETMSANVARTDPYRIKLLRKVIDGCAFRVYGHWVKKGEGQNRAALFENTPKTELKHLYVTNLSR from the exons TTGAACTACACGACGTTTTCGAATCAAGTACTTtcattttcctcatttttgagCTGTGCAAGAATGGGGAACTTTTTGACTACCTCACATCGGTTGTAAcgctttctgaaaaaaaaacacggtaTATTATGCGGCAGGTGCTAGAGGGTGTACAGCACATTCATAACCAGAGTATAGTTCACAGGGATCTGAAacctgaaaatatattattagaTGATAATTTAAACGTAAAAATAACAGACTTTGGGTTTGCAAGATGCTTAAAACcaggtgaaaaattgtttg ATCTATGCGGCACACCTGGATATCTTGCACCAGAAGTATTGAAGTGTAACATGTTCGAGAATGCTGAGGGCTACGAGTATGAAGTTGACAT tTGGGCTTGTGGCGTGATCATGTTTACCCTGCTGGTTGGTTGCCCACCATTTTGGCATAGAAAGCAAATGATTATGCTTAGAAATATAATGGAAGGAAAATACTCATTTACATCTCCAGAATGGACTGATATAACAG AAGCTCCGAAAGATCTGATACGAAAATTACTTGTTGTTGATCCAAAGAAGAGGATTTCAATTAAAGATGCATTGGAGCACTCTTTCTTCCAAACAGTG TTATGGGATCAAGACATTGCACCTCTAAAACGATCTCTATCCTCTAACTCTCGACGTCTCAGTCGGATATCCCAGTTAGCTTTG gAACTAAAAGCAAGATCGTTCAATGCTCGGAAAAGATTCCAATTAGCAATTATATGTGTGAGAGCTGTGGTTCGTATCAAAAGATTACATACTACTCCTGAGACCATGTCTGCAAATGTGGCTCGCACCGATCCTTATAGAATCAAACTTTTGAGAAAG GTAATCGATGGCTGTGCATTCAGAGTTTATGGTCACTGGGTAAAGAAAGGTGAAGGCCAGAATCGAGCAGCGCTGTTTGAGAATACACCAAAAACTGAATTGAAACATCTCTATGTGACGAACCTCAGCAGATAG